Proteins from a single region of Mus pahari chromosome 2, PAHARI_EIJ_v1.1, whole genome shotgun sequence:
- the Mbd4 gene encoding methyl-CpG-binding domain protein 4 isoform X1 codes for MESPNLGDNRVPSVTAGESLVPDPPRDRCKEDVAVELGGVGEAGKDLVIISSECSSLLQEPTASTLSSCTAATEEGHKPVPCGWERVVKQRLSGKTAGKFDVYFISPQGLKFRSKRSLANYLLKIGETFLKPEDFDFTVLSKGGINPGHKYQSLAALTSSKPNETDVSKQNLKTRNKRKTDVLPLPSGNSESPDSSRLSNSNSTYLLLKEHRGIQDVDSEERRKPKRKVTVLKGIASQKTKQKCGKSLLDSTRRNRKRAPAVQKVGAYSQLVPQESQLNRILCPADACARESGSLAGEEKVLGQEKSPSPGPDLGLRQVTSGTTNKFHSTEAAGEANREQTFLESEEIRSKGDQNGEAHLHTDILQDGSEMPSCSQAKKHFTSETFQEDSIPRTQVEKRKTSLYFSSKYNKEALSPPRRKAFKKWTPPRSPFNLVQEILFHDPWKLLIATIFLNRTSGKMAIPVLWEFLEKYPSAEVARTADWRDVSELLKPLGLYDLRAKTIIKFSDEYLTKQWRYPIELHGIGKYGNDSYRIFCVNEWKQVHPEDHKLNKYHDWLWENHEKLSLS; via the exons ATGGAGAGCCCAAACCTTGGGGACAACAGAGTCCCCTCCGTCACCGCTGGAGAGAGCCTAGTTCCAGACCCGCCTCGGGATCGCTG caaGGAAGATGTTGCTGTtgaactgggaggagtgggagaagctggaaaggacctgGTGATAATAAGCAGTGAGTGCAGCTCCCTTCTCCAGGAGCCCACTGCCTCTACTCTGTCTAGTTGTACTGCAGCGACAGAAGAAGGCCACAAGCCTGTCCCGTGTGGATGGGAAAGAGTTGTGAAGCAAAGGTTATCTGGGAAAACTGCAGGAAAATTTGATGTATATTTTATCAG cccACAAGGATTGAAGTTCAGATCAAAACGTTCACTTGCTAATTATCTTCTCAAAATTGGAGAGACTTTTCTTAAGCCTGAAGATTTTGATTTTACTGTACTGTCTAAAGGGGGCATCAATCCAGGTCATAAATACCAAAGTTTGGCAGCTCTGACATCCTCGAAGCCAAATGAAACTGACGTTTCAAAGCAGAACCTCAAGACACGAAACAAGAGGAAAacagatgtgttgcctctgcccAGTGGTAATTCAGAGTCGCCAGATAGCAGCAGACTGTCTAACTCTAACTCTACTTACTTGCTATTGAAAGAACATAGGGGCATTCAGGATGTTGACTCTGAGGAGAGGAGAAAGCCCAAAAGAAAGGTGACTGTTTTGAAAGGAATTGCAagtcagaaaaccaaacaaaagtgcGGGAAGAGTCTCTTAGATTCCactagaagaaacagaaaaagagcacCTGCAGTTCAGAAGGTGGGTGCCTATAGCCAGCTGGTTCCACAGGAAAGTCAACTCAACAGAATCCTCTGCCCTGCAGATGCCTGTGCAAGGGAGAGTGGCAGCCTGGCTGGGGAAGAAAAGGTCCTGGGACAAGAAAAATCACCAAGCCCAGGACCGGATCTTGGTCTCAGACAAGTAACTTCTGGCACGACAAACAAATTCCATTCAACTGAAGCAGCAGGTGAAGCAAATCGTGAGCAGACTTTTTTAGAATCAGAGGAAATCAGATCGAAGGGAGACCAAAATGGGGAGGCACATTTGCATACCGACATCTTACAGGATGGCTCTGAAATGCCCAGCTGCTCACAAGCCAAGAAACACTTTACTTCTGAAACATTTCAAG AAGACAGCATCCCACGGACACaagtagaaaaaaggaaaacaagcctGTATTTTTCCAGCAAGTACAACAAAGAAG CTCTTAGCCCCCCAAGACGCAAAGCCTTCAAGAAATGGACCCCTCCTCGGTCACCTTTTAATCTTGTTCAAGAAATACTTTTCCACGATCCATGGAAACTCCTCATCGCAACTATATTTCTCAATCGGACCTCAG GCAAGATGGCCATCCCTGTGCTGTGGGAGTTTCTGGAGAAGTACCCTTCAGCTGAAGTGGCCCGAACTGCTGACTGGAGGGACGTGTCAGAGCTGCTTAAGCCTCTTGGTCTCTATGATCTCCGTGCAAAAACCATTATCAAGTTCTCAG ATGAATATCTGACAAAGCAGTGGAGGTATCCGATTGAGCTTCATGGGATTGGTAAATATGGCAATGACTCCTACCGGATCTTTTGTGTCAATGAATGGAAGCAG GTACACCCTGAAGACCACAAGTTAAATAAATACCATGACTGGCTTTGGGAAAATCATGAAAAACTAAGTCTATCTTAA
- the Mbd4 gene encoding methyl-CpG-binding domain protein 4 isoform X2, which translates to MESPNLGDNRVPSVTAGESLVPDPPRDRCKEDVAVELGGVGEAGKDLVIISSECSSLLQEPTASTLSSCTAATEEGHKPVPCGWERVVKQRLSGKTAGKFDVYFISPQGLKFRSKRSLANYLLKIGETFLKPEDFDFTVLSKGGINPGHKYQSLAALTSSKPNETDVSKQNLKTRNKRKTDVLPLPSGNSESPDSSRLSNSNSTYLLLKEHRGIQDVDSEERRKPKRKVTVLKGIASQKTKQKCGKSLLDSTRRNRKRAPAVQKVGAYSQLVPQESQLNRILCPADACARESGSLAGEEKVLGQEKSPSPGPDLGLRQVTSGTTNKFHSTEAAGEANREQTFLESEEIRSKGDQNGEAHLHTDILQDGSEMPSCSQAKKHFTSETFQEDSIPRTQVEKRKTSLYFSSKYNKEALSPPRRKAFKKWTPPRSPFNLVQEILFHDPWKLLIATIFLNRTSGKMAIPVLWEFLEKYPSAEVARTADWRDVSELLKPLGLYDLRAKTIIKFSGVRKVTVTRLTMCWMCIPQMNI; encoded by the exons ATGGAGAGCCCAAACCTTGGGGACAACAGAGTCCCCTCCGTCACCGCTGGAGAGAGCCTAGTTCCAGACCCGCCTCGGGATCGCTG caaGGAAGATGTTGCTGTtgaactgggaggagtgggagaagctggaaaggacctgGTGATAATAAGCAGTGAGTGCAGCTCCCTTCTCCAGGAGCCCACTGCCTCTACTCTGTCTAGTTGTACTGCAGCGACAGAAGAAGGCCACAAGCCTGTCCCGTGTGGATGGGAAAGAGTTGTGAAGCAAAGGTTATCTGGGAAAACTGCAGGAAAATTTGATGTATATTTTATCAG cccACAAGGATTGAAGTTCAGATCAAAACGTTCACTTGCTAATTATCTTCTCAAAATTGGAGAGACTTTTCTTAAGCCTGAAGATTTTGATTTTACTGTACTGTCTAAAGGGGGCATCAATCCAGGTCATAAATACCAAAGTTTGGCAGCTCTGACATCCTCGAAGCCAAATGAAACTGACGTTTCAAAGCAGAACCTCAAGACACGAAACAAGAGGAAAacagatgtgttgcctctgcccAGTGGTAATTCAGAGTCGCCAGATAGCAGCAGACTGTCTAACTCTAACTCTACTTACTTGCTATTGAAAGAACATAGGGGCATTCAGGATGTTGACTCTGAGGAGAGGAGAAAGCCCAAAAGAAAGGTGACTGTTTTGAAAGGAATTGCAagtcagaaaaccaaacaaaagtgcGGGAAGAGTCTCTTAGATTCCactagaagaaacagaaaaagagcacCTGCAGTTCAGAAGGTGGGTGCCTATAGCCAGCTGGTTCCACAGGAAAGTCAACTCAACAGAATCCTCTGCCCTGCAGATGCCTGTGCAAGGGAGAGTGGCAGCCTGGCTGGGGAAGAAAAGGTCCTGGGACAAGAAAAATCACCAAGCCCAGGACCGGATCTTGGTCTCAGACAAGTAACTTCTGGCACGACAAACAAATTCCATTCAACTGAAGCAGCAGGTGAAGCAAATCGTGAGCAGACTTTTTTAGAATCAGAGGAAATCAGATCGAAGGGAGACCAAAATGGGGAGGCACATTTGCATACCGACATCTTACAGGATGGCTCTGAAATGCCCAGCTGCTCACAAGCCAAGAAACACTTTACTTCTGAAACATTTCAAG AAGACAGCATCCCACGGACACaagtagaaaaaaggaaaacaagcctGTATTTTTCCAGCAAGTACAACAAAGAAG CTCTTAGCCCCCCAAGACGCAAAGCCTTCAAGAAATGGACCCCTCCTCGGTCACCTTTTAATCTTGTTCAAGAAATACTTTTCCACGATCCATGGAAACTCCTCATCGCAACTATATTTCTCAATCGGACCTCAG GCAAGATGGCCATCCCTGTGCTGTGGGAGTTTCTGGAGAAGTACCCTTCAGCTGAAGTGGCCCGAACTGCTGACTGGAGGGACGTGTCAGAGCTGCTTAAGCCTCTTGGTCTCTATGATCTCCGTGCAAAAACCATTATCAAGTTCTCAG GTGTGAGGAAGGTGACTGTCACAAGGCTGACCATGTGTTGGATGTGTATCCCTCAGATGAATATCTGA